ATTAAAACAGGGATAAATCCTCAGGAGATCCGTGCAGGAGGCGGCAGCCACCCGGGTACTGCTGCTCCCCAAGGTGGTTGGGCTGTTCccttgtgcctcagtttccccactttCCCTCTCTAGGGATTATTTCCTGGAGCTATAGGAGGAGACGGGGGAGATCGAAGAGTGTCCTGCATTGCCAAGGGCATGCCACTCTCCTTGTGGACGGTCACAAAAATTCACACAGCTCAGTGAGAGCCAGAGCCTCTTTGAAGcaccagcaataaaaaaaacaaaccaccaccaccccacaaaaaaaaaaacccaactaaaacCCCCACACTGGGCAGTCCCGACTCTCACTTCCACCTCTCTGGGAGAAGCAGCGATGCCCAACCAGTGCCTGGGGCTCCAGAACCATCTGGAGGATGCTCCTCCATGtccaaagggaaaaggagaaggagaaacagattttcttgGAATGATTTTTGTATCTTTGCAAGCAATTCATGCAGGAGCTCGGCCTGCTGGCTGCCTGTCCGCACGCCGAGCATTTCGCCCAGTGTCCCCTCTTAGCAGAGCTGCGGTGATCCACAAAGGACTCACCTGGACAGCAAGATCACAGGGAGGGGGGATCCCCAAAACCACGGGTAACCCATCCAGGGCAGCACTCACTTGGGCACCGAGGGGCCGTCCTGCTTGTTCGGGAGGCTCTGGTCGTTCTCCCAGTCAGGGAACCCAGGCAGGCCGAAGGCAGCCAGACTGGCCGCATCGGCCTTGCGGATCTCAAAAGTCACGTTCAGGTCGTGGATGGGCGCAGCAGGCGGGGCGCAGCGGTTCTGGGCAGCCAACATCGCCAGGGGCGGGCGGCTTTTGGTGACCGTCGGCAGGCAGACTTTGGAGGTGCAACACGATGGCACCGGGGAGATAGGGggtgccggggctgctgctttgagaCAGGGGCTGCCTGGGCTCTGCGTCTCCATGGGGGTCTCTGCTTCTTTCCCCCGTCTCTGCTGGCGTTTCCCCCGCCTTTTGAGGCTGCGGGAAGTTCCCAGTTGGGAGGAGCTGCTCATCTCtgacctcctcctcttcttaaCCGGGCTGGGAGCCATCGGCGTGCCACTGGAGAGCGGAGCAAGCTGCTGCAAGCACTGCAGGGTGGCGCTGGTCACCGGTGCGCTGGGCAAGGTGACAGATGCCTCTGCTAtaggagcagagaaaaaaaaaagtcacctccctgtctgcagctcccaggcacccccaaaccccagggcatcccctctctgccccccctGTCAGCAGAGATCTGCCCAGCGAGCCCCACAGCAGCCGTTTGCCAGCGGCTGTTTCCATCAAACCGTGTCaaaccctgaggagaagaaccAGCACAAATAATCCTGCACCTCGCCAGCCTAAAGGCACCGCACTGGTCCCCAAAGCAAGCGCCCCACGGCAGCGCCCACTCTGGCCCCACGAACCACCCCCAGGGTCTGCAGAGCCCGCAGCTTCGCTGTGGGGTTCCTGTGCTGGCgctgaggatgaggaggaagagctCAGCCCTGGCCGGAGgcaggctgccagctgggaggCTGCAGCCGGGCTGAGCTGGGCAGATGTACCGTGGAGGGGTAAACAAGACGAGAAAAAATTAGGATGAGAACTGCTGCTTTGGTCTCCTGGAGCAGAAATACCACTCACGTTTAAGCTGACTCGCACACACATGCTGAGTTCCCCAGGGACAAGGGCTGCTCACGGCTCCTGCCATGCCCCGGGCTGCCAGATACGCTGCCTAGCCTGAACCGCTCCACGGAGCGAGGCTGGAGCCGCTCTCGGCATAACCCGCTGCGCCCCGCGTCAGGAGAAACTCATCTCCGTGCCCGCGGCTGGGAGCTGTCCCCCGCCACATGCCAAATCCGAGTCCTCACCGTCGCAGCCCTGCTGCACCctcggggctgggctggccccGCTGGCCTCTGCGGGTCTGGTCAGAGACGTGGCTTGCTCCAGGCTTACGCCGGTCTCCTGACGGACCAGGCGCTCCAGCTCCTCAAATTCAGACACCATGTCAGGAGTAAGGAGGTTGGCATCCTTCAGGAGGGAATACTGCTTCCGCGCAACGCTCAGGGCAGCAGCCAGAAGCCTGGACAGAGACAGACCGACCCAAGAATCAGTTGGCAAGTAAGCTTGAGCCAGTGTCACCAGTAACAGAGGCTTAGCACCACCAGCATCACCTCTGGGACATCTCCTTGGGTGGGGCAGAGCCTGTTAGCGGAGCTTTGAGGGAAAAGAGGCAAACTTTGAAGCCGTGAGATACCCAACCTGTACATCTCTTACTGGGGAACCCGAGCTGTGCGTTCACTTGTTGGTTACAAGGGACCAAATGGCAGCCACAGACCTTTCGCTGGGCTTCAGACGCTTGTTAGCTTGGCTAGAGGCAGAGATCCAGGCCCACGTCAAGGCCAGCCTCCCTCGAGAGACCTTTCTCAAGAGGTTCATTCTGCCGGGCTGCTTGgggcagagacagcagcagatgGTGCCACGGGAGCCCTGCCAGGGCAGGACCCGGGGGAGCcgaggcaggaggaaaggcttCGCAGAGGTAATTTCAGGACCAGCAACGCGCACTTAAGGCTCACACAGTTGCTATGCCTGGAAACCTTCATTGCTGGCATTTCCAGGAGAGACTATCCCATGGGATTAGAGCCCCAGGAGCCAAACCCCTTATTTTGCAGGGCAGGCAAATACAAGCAAAGACCTGGTCCCATGCTGGTCTAGACCATCCCTAGGATGGACACGTGCAACAGGAGGAGGGACAACCTGTCCTCCACACACAAACAAGAGGAGGAGGCACGTGGGCATGGCATCGGGACACTCACATCTCTCTCTGGCTGCCGCACAACCCCTGTTGAAGGCAGCTCGGTCTCTTCAGTTCTAGCTGGAGATCTGTCTGGTGGGCggctctggggctgctgggaGGCATTTCCTCTGGAGCCTGGAGCAACGAGCCGAAACCCCTTACCTACCTAGCCTGGGATTAGCCCACATTCGAGTTGTCTGGTCCCCAAACTGCCCGTCCCCTGGGAAGTTAAGGGGTTTCACTAGCAATCCACGGCCCAGCACACGCTGAGCCAGGACCCCGCAGACCGGCTGAGCTCCTGCCCTCTGACAGCATGCCCACCGTACCCCACGAGGGGACCCGAGCCCCCCGTCGCACCCCACTCGTCCTGCCAAGCCCTCCCGCACTGCTCACCCTTCTCTCACCTGCTGCTCCGATTCCAGGTGCAGCTGCACAGGCCATCCAGCTTCCAGCTCCCGCTGCTTCCCATCGCTCTCCCTCCGATCATCCGGGGACAAGCGTATCTGCGGGACAGCTTCCTCCAGCCTACGGAAACCAGAGAGGCAGCCACTGAGCCAGAGAAGATCCTCTGGGGACGCTGTCACGTTGCCTAAGAAGTTTTGGGATGGATCAAACAGATTTGGCCTTTGCAAGCCAGCTTCCCTCGGTGTTTGTGTCCATCAAGCTCACAACTACACCCGACCACAGCAGAGATGATGGTGCACACCAGCAGAGAAGTTCATCACCTGCTGATTGATGGACACCTAGGCTCCGATTGGCACCAAAACTTGCAGGCTTCTTGACACAGGGGACACCAGGAGTGACAGCAAGCTCTGTCCCTCGTCCCCACCAGCCTCACCTGGGCAGCTCCACTGGGCTCGAGCTGAGGGGAGCCAGCACCACCGGCGCCTGGCTCTGTGACTCCCGGGCAGCGTCCTCGTAGGTGCGGAGCTTTGCCCGCAGACCTGCCACCTGCAAGGAAGGATCACCCGTTGCCCAGATGGTTTCGCAGCCCCAGGGAGATCAGGGTTACGCCGTTCCCAAGCAAACCACAGGTGAAGACAGAGCCCTGCGCTCCCTGCCAGCATCTCACCTCCGCTTTCAGCTGCTCACAGATCACGGCGTATTTACTGACGTGGCAGTCGAAGCTGAGCACGTTGCTCTTCAGCTGCAGAGACAGGGACGAGGGAGAGGTTAAAGCAGCACTGGGGCAGCACGTACCCCTCTCCTGGCCCCAGACTGGTGCAGCTACTCAGCCTCCTCCAAGCTACAGTGGATGTGATCTGTGCTCAGGGACCTGCTACCACAGTCACAAGCCTTTCCGGGCTCTGGGCTGAGGGGCTTTAGCAGCAGACACGGCATCTGCAGCTTCatcagctgctttctgtgcagAGGAGCGGCCCCAGAGCCGGAAAACTCGAGCTGCAGAAGAGAGGCACCCACTAATCTACCCCACccgtccccagcagcagctcccaaacACGCAGCAGATCACCGTCGCAACGCGAGGTCCTCACCGACAGCTTGATCTCCTTGGCCCGGCTGGCGTACTTGAGCGTGTTGTAGGTGTCCTCGTAGGACAGCACGGAGGGACTCACAGCAGCAATCATGATGGTGCGGCAGTTGCCGCCAATGGAATCCTTCAGCAAGCGTGTGAGCTTGCTGTCCCGGTACGGGATGTGGGTTTTCTTGCTCTGTACGGAGAGATCAAGGGTCTGCTCAGCTTTCGGCCCTCGGGCGCTCAGCCCGGAGTCCTGCATCCGAAGGGGATGGCCACGCTCGTCCCACGGCACcgggcagagcccagcctgggctgccaCCCTTGCCGTGCCCACGGGACCATCACTTGAGGACACCCTTCACCTTCACCCGCCCCGGAGAGCCAGAGCGGGGCCACGCAAGGAACAGCGTTACCTTTGCGTCAGCCAACGCGTTGATGACGTTGATGAGGGCCAACAGTGAGCGGTTGATGTTGGCGCCCTCCCGGAGCCGCTCTCCCTTGGTGTTGGCGACTGAAGCTCGCTCCGAGCCTGCCAGATCAATCAAGCTCATCTTGGCCACTTGCAGATCTCCAGTGAGGCCGCCAATACGGTCCTGCTGCTTCACGTAGATCTGCGAGGACGGAGATCAGTGAGGCCGCAGCTCAACAGGGCACGCGGGGTTGCTGCTTGGAGCCAGCATCACTAGTTTCAGTGTTTATAAAAGGATGGCAAAGAGGATCACGCAGGCCGTGAGATCGAGCAGGGGGAAGAGAgccaaaacaagccaaaaacTCGGCGGTGACACGAGTAGTAAAGCCATGGAAGGGATCTTGCAGGAAGCAACAGAGCTACGGAGCATCTCCTACGCTTGGTGGGCGAGCAGGGTACAGCTGGTCGGGTCCCCGAAGGGCAACGCGCCAACCCAGAGCCCCGGCCCGACCTGGGAAACGCTCGTGCTCGgtggcagctccagccctgacTCCAACTGTGGATTTTACCAGCAAACTCAGACGCCAACGGGGGCTGCAAGCCCCCAGACACAACCTCACAGTGCCCCCCAGGGCACCATCCAGCCAGGGCTTTCCGTGCCAAGCCCAGTTCTCGGCTGGTGCGGGCGAGGAGGGACACAGCTGCCGAGACTCACTCGACAGCATCGCTCTGCAACTTTCCCCTTCTGCATCCCAAAAGATCTCCCAGGAGCAGCAAACCCCTCCACCAACGCCCTCTAACACCCTCAGCTCCCAGGAGCTCGCCCCGCGTGGCCTGGAGGTGCCGGGGAGATGCTGGAGGTCGGTAACTGGTCCCGCGTCCTCACCAGCCCGCGGTTTGCCTGCCGggaggcagagccagcagcgGGAAGGGCAGATTTCCAGCACAGCTAATGGATTCGCTGCAGGCAGGAATCCAGCACCCACCGACAAGCCCAGCTGGGAAGCCGGCTGGGAAAGGATCCAGACACCTGGACTTCCCCCCCTGCAAGCAGCAACGGGCAAGGCACCAGGTTCAGACCGAAATTACAGTCGGAGCCCTTCGTCTCCCCACGCAGCCGCGACGGCCCTGCTAATTCGAGGAAGGGCCTGGCTGGAATTGAAATCAAGTGGCAGGTTTGCGTAGGAGAGCAGCGAGAAAACAGGGAGCAAGTTTACAGAGCCCCGGGGGAGCGTTAATTCCTGGCTCAGTGCCGAGGGGGACACGACAGAGCAGACTGCCTGCCCGTGGCACGAGCAGGAGCCAGCGATAACTGAGCCCCTTCGCTTTGGGCCAGGTTTTAGATACAGCTCCCACACGCTAAGTTGACAAGAGCCAAAAGCAGAAAGTGAAGTTTCAGCCCTTGGGACACATGACACCAAGGTGGGAGTACAGGGTTGTCTGGGAGACGTGACCACCAGCATGACCAGTAcgtgctgccctgctgcagcgCAGGCTAGCGGCCTGCCCAGCCCTGTACCTCTTTTTTCGGAGCCACAACCACTCCGATTTTCCCCGTGGCACACCAGGAGCAGCGGCAGGAACCCCACGAtgctggtgctggcagaggCTTGACCCCTAGCCCCCCTTTCGGCACAGATCCTGAGCGATATCGCAACCACCAGCCCTCACCTGGAAGACGGCGTGAGAGCGGGACGAGGTAGCGTTGGCATCAGTGGGATGCTGCGTCCGGTTTTTGTTGCCGTTGGCCAACAtctccaggagctgctctgccgACGCGGGCTGGGAGAGAACGGGCAGAGGGCAGGCGTCAGCACACCCCGTACGCAGACACCGAGACAACCCGACAGCAGGCGGCCACAGCAACTCAGGCTGAGGCATCGCACAGCTCT
The sequence above is drawn from the Balearica regulorum gibbericeps isolate bBalReg1 chromosome 24, bBalReg1.pri, whole genome shotgun sequence genome and encodes:
- the KIF18B gene encoding kinesin-like protein KIF18B; this translates as MALGALPEEGTVAVMVRVRPPAPCERARAAHPVLHVIDQHILILDPEEAGGPSGSVLPTRGPKHQGKDLKFVFDRVFGEGATQEEVFQHTTQEVLDSVLNGYNCSVFAYGATGAGKTYTMLGSEKSPGIMYLTMMELYKRIEARKEEKSCEVLVSYQEVYNEQIHDLLEPKGPLTIREDPEKGVVVQGLSFHQPASAEQLLEMLANGNKNRTQHPTDANATSSRSHAVFQIYVKQQDRIGGLTGDLQVAKMSLIDLAGSERASVANTKGERLREGANINRSLLALINVINALADAKSKKTHIPYRDSKLTRLLKDSIGGNCRTIMIAAVSPSVLSYEDTYNTLKYASRAKEIKLSLKSNVLSFDCHVSKYAVICEQLKAEVAGLRAKLRTYEDAARESQSQAPVVLAPLSSSPVELPRLEEAVPQIRLSPDDRRESDGKQRELEAGWPVQLHLESEQQAPEEMPPSSPRAAHQTDLQLELKRPSCLQQGLCGSQREMLLAAALSVARKQYSLLKDANLLTPDMVSEFEELERLVRQETGVSLEQATSLTRPAEASGASPAPRVQQGCDAEASVTLPSAPVTSATLQCLQQLAPLSSGTPMAPSPVKKRRRSEMSSSSQLGTSRSLKRRGKRQQRRGKEAETPMETQSPGSPCLKAAAPAPPISPVPSCCTSKVCLPTVTKSRPPLAMLAAQNRCAPPAAPIHDLNVTFEIRKADAASLAAFGLPGFPDWENDQSLPNKQDGPSVPKTCAPAFAVRGSSTPKAALVCKASAQKRRRVESSAASSLPRFQSRVAQVSSSGQRPARPSRILEHPSGALAWKGSKRTTKALAALGSAPPAATPQPMKLLC